The following proteins are co-located in the Scomber scombrus chromosome 2, fScoSco1.1, whole genome shotgun sequence genome:
- the klf3 gene encoding Krueppel-like factor 3 isoform X1, with amino-acid sequence MKRVHREKIHPKNQRSLACAAMLMYDYPLKTDMETSFYSSLVKTPEPYGVIFSHPAHIYHPTHMHAFTQSHTPSNPTHTQLEPVDLSVSKRSSSTSSSSSPPCSSASSPASSRSSPPSPYSSASRGSPRCSPQLSQLRSSPSHALQPPTSSLPYPTMVAPLIGSGSGVIQGSGVMVSPVMVPLSVLYPSPLHLHQSIMVSPPVASDDDHHRSREHKTVHSSKAMELRGDAHDMHRPIKTEPRPELAHDPHISHEMKSSVIRISHEYEGNNPSVIVHSGAKHPLPADSPDSLKKRRIHRCDFTGCNKVYTKSSHLKAHRRTHTGEKPYKCMWEGCTWKFARSDELTRHFRKHTGVKPFQCPDCERSFSRSDHLALHKKRHLLV; translated from the exons atgaaGAGAGTGCACAGGGAGAAAATACATCCCAAAAACCAAAG GAGCCTGGCCTGTGCAGCCATGCTGATGTATGATTACCCTCTGAAGACAGACATGGAGACG tCATTCTACTCATCGTTAGTGAAAACCCCGGAGCCATACGGAGTGATCTTCTCTCACCCAGCACACATCTACCACCCCACGCACATGCACGCCTTCACCCAGTCCCACACCCCCAGCAATCCCACGCACACCCAGCTGGAGCCCGTTGACCTGTCAGTCAGCAAgcgctcctcctccacctcttcttcctcctcccctccctgctCTTCCGCCTCCTCCCCAGCTTCCTCGCGCAGCTCACCGCCTTCCCCCTACAGCTCGGCGAGCCGTGGCTCCCCCCGCTGCTCCCCTCAGCTGTCCCAGCTGCGCTCCTCGCCCTCCCACGCTCTGCAGCCGCCCACTTCCTCATTACCATACCCTACTATGGTGGCTCCTCTGATCGGCTCAGGATCCGGGGTCAtccaggggtcaggggtcatgGTGTCCCCAGTGATGGTGCCCCTGTCTGTCCTCTACCCCTCCCCTCTCCACCTGCACCAGTCGATAATGGTGAGCCCGCCAGTCGCCAGTGACGACGACCATCATCGAAGCAGAGAGCACAAGACAG TTCACTCTTCTAAGGCCATGGAGCTGCGAGGCGACGCCCACGACATGCACAGGCCAATCAAAACAGAGCCTCGCCCTGAGCTCGCCCATGACCCCCACATCAGCCATGAGATGAAGTCATCGGTCATCAGGATATCGCACGAATATGA GGGAAACAACCCGTCAGTAATAGTTCATTCGGGCGCAAAGCATCCTCTCCCTGCCGACTCTCCTGACTCGCTGAAAAAGCGGAGAATCCACCGCTGTGATTTCACAGGCTGCAACAAAGTCTACACTAAGAGCTCCCATCTGAAAGCACACCGCAGGACACACACCG GTGAAAAACCCTACAAGTGCATGTGGGAAGGCTGCACATGGAAGTTCGCCCGTTCAGACGAGCTGACGAGACACTTCCGCAAGCACACAGGAGTCAAACCGTTCCAGTGCCCCGACTGTGAACGCAGCTTCTCCCGCTCGGACCACCTGGCTTTACACAAAAAGCGCCACCTCCTGGTGTAA
- the klf3 gene encoding Krueppel-like factor 3 isoform X2 — protein sequence MLMYDYPLKTDMETSFYSSLVKTPEPYGVIFSHPAHIYHPTHMHAFTQSHTPSNPTHTQLEPVDLSVSKRSSSTSSSSSPPCSSASSPASSRSSPPSPYSSASRGSPRCSPQLSQLRSSPSHALQPPTSSLPYPTMVAPLIGSGSGVIQGSGVMVSPVMVPLSVLYPSPLHLHQSIMVSPPVASDDDHHRSREHKTVHSSKAMELRGDAHDMHRPIKTEPRPELAHDPHISHEMKSSVIRISHEYEGNNPSVIVHSGAKHPLPADSPDSLKKRRIHRCDFTGCNKVYTKSSHLKAHRRTHTGEKPYKCMWEGCTWKFARSDELTRHFRKHTGVKPFQCPDCERSFSRSDHLALHKKRHLLV from the exons ATGCTGATGTATGATTACCCTCTGAAGACAGACATGGAGACG tCATTCTACTCATCGTTAGTGAAAACCCCGGAGCCATACGGAGTGATCTTCTCTCACCCAGCACACATCTACCACCCCACGCACATGCACGCCTTCACCCAGTCCCACACCCCCAGCAATCCCACGCACACCCAGCTGGAGCCCGTTGACCTGTCAGTCAGCAAgcgctcctcctccacctcttcttcctcctcccctccctgctCTTCCGCCTCCTCCCCAGCTTCCTCGCGCAGCTCACCGCCTTCCCCCTACAGCTCGGCGAGCCGTGGCTCCCCCCGCTGCTCCCCTCAGCTGTCCCAGCTGCGCTCCTCGCCCTCCCACGCTCTGCAGCCGCCCACTTCCTCATTACCATACCCTACTATGGTGGCTCCTCTGATCGGCTCAGGATCCGGGGTCAtccaggggtcaggggtcatgGTGTCCCCAGTGATGGTGCCCCTGTCTGTCCTCTACCCCTCCCCTCTCCACCTGCACCAGTCGATAATGGTGAGCCCGCCAGTCGCCAGTGACGACGACCATCATCGAAGCAGAGAGCACAAGACAG TTCACTCTTCTAAGGCCATGGAGCTGCGAGGCGACGCCCACGACATGCACAGGCCAATCAAAACAGAGCCTCGCCCTGAGCTCGCCCATGACCCCCACATCAGCCATGAGATGAAGTCATCGGTCATCAGGATATCGCACGAATATGA GGGAAACAACCCGTCAGTAATAGTTCATTCGGGCGCAAAGCATCCTCTCCCTGCCGACTCTCCTGACTCGCTGAAAAAGCGGAGAATCCACCGCTGTGATTTCACAGGCTGCAACAAAGTCTACACTAAGAGCTCCCATCTGAAAGCACACCGCAGGACACACACCG GTGAAAAACCCTACAAGTGCATGTGGGAAGGCTGCACATGGAAGTTCGCCCGTTCAGACGAGCTGACGAGACACTTCCGCAAGCACACAGGAGTCAAACCGTTCCAGTGCCCCGACTGTGAACGCAGCTTCTCCCGCTCGGACCACCTGGCTTTACACAAAAAGCGCCACCTCCTGGTGTAA